The following proteins are encoded in a genomic region of Gossypium hirsutum isolate 1008001.06 chromosome D05, Gossypium_hirsutum_v2.1, whole genome shotgun sequence:
- the LOC107902151 gene encoding uncharacterized protein, whose product MEVQLGLNLEADKEELYWAQQLEDAAGRRTTSSKEFLQIATDYFGKLFSASEGGSDEHLFGLVERKVTDRMNERLLKQFTDEEIVNAIKSLAPLKAPGVDGFPALFFQRYWHIIGPEVSQFCLSVLHGHSNIGDINKTRIVLIPKVDKPKNMSHFRPISLCTIIYKIIAKVLVLRMSDLLGLCIHESQGAFIPGRLISDNVLVAYEILHSLKMKRRGKKGNFALKLDMSKAYDRVEWDYLAGMMKHLGFHLNWITLIMRCVCSVTYSVSLNGTVSDWFSPSRGLRQGDPLSPYLFLICAEGFSLLLQDAKVKGKMMGAPIGREKFSVNHLFFTDDCILFGDATREGTELVRDIIQEYEVVSGQRVNFDKSLTYFGANVASDVQEEIIDLLGARLASNPEKYLGLPMMVGRRKKWAFAHFVDRFRKRVEGWSMRYLSMGGKEVWRILSQPQCLLAKVLKARYFPFFDILTVKVGSYTSFTWRSICSARELIGEGILWRVGNGDRVNIWNDPWLPGRENNRIPIQKIWPAWTTVNQLFSNGNSIWNRELVHKLVDVDTANRIFSIPISEQRPEDVLVWKHEGSGEFTVRSGYRVLFTERLQNVLSNSNEDYKCFYTNLWALNIPSKIKIHVWRVFNNLVPHYGNLNRRTLCVETACPLCKEVLEDTEHLLWSCGVLRSVWTSLQIKLPHFDASLDYKNCFVSTFLAEDGRQRRLISISLWCLWYHRNKLVHEGVKFSMSKVLGFIRGYDHDTWLVNKNPLLSSGCRGKDIWRPPESDIIKLNFDASYLPEKKIAITTVLARDSW is encoded by the exons ATGGAGGTCCAATTAGGACTCAATCTGGAAGCTGATAAGGAAGAATTATACTGGGCACAAC AATTGGAAGATGCTGCTGGTAGGAGGACTACTTCCTCTAAGGAATTTTTACAGATTGCAACTGACTATTTTGGTAAGCTTTTTTCTGCATCTGAAGGTGGTTCGGATGAGCACTTATTTGGCTTAGTTGAAAGAAAGGTTACTGATCGAATGAATGAAAGGTTACTTAAACAATTTACGGATGAGGAGATTGTAAATGCTATCAAATCATTGGCACCTTTAAAAGCTCCTGGAGTGGATGGTTTTCCGGCTCTTTTCTTCCAGCGGTATTGGCATATTATTGGTCCTGAAGTTTCCCAATTTTGTTTATCTGTTCTGCACGGTCATTCTAATATAGGTGATATCAACAAAACGCGCATAGTTTTGATTCCTAAGGTTGATAAGCCGAAGAATATGTCGCATTTCAGACCTATAAGCCTTTGTactattatttataaaatcattgcGAAGGTATTGGTTTTACGTATGAGTGATTTGCTGGGGCTCTGTATTCATGAAAGCCAAGGGGCTTTTATCCCAGGTAGGCTTATTTCTGATAATGTATTGGTTGCATATGAGATACTTCATTCTTTAAAAATGAAGAGGAGAGGCAAGAAAGGTAATTTTGCGCTTAAGCTCGATATGAGCAAAGCTTATGATAGAGTGGAATGGGATTATTTGGCGGGAATGATGAAACATTTGGGTTTTCATTTGAATTGGATTACCCTCATTATGCGGTGTGTCTGTTCTGTTACATATTCTGTTAGCCTTAATGGAACTGTTAGTGATTGGTTTTCACCTTCTAGAGGACTTCGGCAAGGGGATCCTCTTAGTCCTTACCTGTTCTTAATTTGTGCAGAAGGGTTTTCTCTGCTTCTTCAAGATGCGAAAGTCAAAGGAAAGATGATGGGGGCACCTATAGGTAGAGAGAAGTTTTCGGTTAACCATTTATTCTTTACCGATGATTGTATTCTGTTTGGTGATGCAACTCGTGAGGGTACTGAGTTGGTTCGGGACATTATCCAAGAGTATGAAGTGGTTTCAGGCCAGAGAGTGAATTTTGACAAATCTCTCACATATTTTGGTGCTAATGTTGCTTCTGACGTTCAGGAGGAGATTATTGATCTGTTAGGGGCCCGCTTGGCTTCTAATCCTGAAAAGTACCTTGGTTTGCCTATGATGGTGGGGAGACGGAAAAAATGGGCTTTTGCTCATTTTGTGGATCGTTTTAGGAAGCGTGTCGAAGGATGGAGTATGCGCTATTTGTCAATGGGGGGTAAGGag GTGTGGCGCATTTTATCCCAGCCTCAGTGTCTGTTAGCTAAGGTTTTAAAAGCccgttattttcctttttttgatattttaactGTAAAGGTTGGTTCTTACACTTCCTTTACCTGGAGGAGTATCTGCAGTGCTCGGGAGCTGATTGGAGAGGGGATTTTATGGCGAGTGGGTAATGGTGATCGTGTCAACATCTGGAATGATCCTTGGTTACCTGGAAGAGAAAATAACAGAATTCCGATTCAGAAAATTTGGCCTGCCTGGACAACGGTTAATCAACTTTTTAGTAATGGGAACAGTATCTGGAACAGAGAGTTGGTCCATAAGTTAGTGGATGTCGATACAGCAAATCGTATTTTTTCTATTCCAATTTCTGAACAGAGACCGGAGGATGTACTGGTTTGGAAGCATGAAGGTTCAGGTGAGTTTACTGTTAGGAGTGGTTACCGGGTTCTCTTTACAGAAAGGTTACAGAATGTTTTGTCCAATAGCAATGAGGACTACAAAtgtttttatactaatttatGGGCTTTGAACATCCctagtaaaattaaaatacatgtttgGAGGGTGTTTAATAATCTGGTGCCTCATTATGGGAATCTGAATCGTCGAACTTTGTGTGTGGAGACTGCGTGCCCGCTGTGTAAGGAAGTGTTGGAGGACACTGAGCATTTGCTGTGGTCCTGTGGGGTTCTGCGGAGTGTGTGGACTTCGTTGCAaatcaaactccctcattttgaTGCTTCGCTGGATTATAAAAATTGTTTTGTTAGTACATTTCTTGCAGAAGATGGTCGACAAAGAAGACTCATTTCAATCTCTTTATGGTGTCTTTGGTATCATAGAAACAAGTTGGTCCATGAAGGGGTTAAGTTCTCAATGTCAAAGGTATTGGGATTCATTAGGGGGTATGACCATGATACTTGGTTAGTTAACAAGAATCCTCTTTTATCCTCTGGTTGTCGGGGCAAGGATATTTGGAGGCCTCCTGAATCTGATATTATCAAGCTTAATTTTGATGCGTCTTATTTACCGGAGAAGAAGATTGCTATAACAACAGTATTAGCCAGAGATA GTTGGTGA